A genomic window from Ziziphus jujuba mitochondrion, complete genome includes:
- the rps12 gene encoding ribosomal protein S12 codes for MPTLNQLIRHGREEKRRTDRTRASDQCPQKQGVRPRVSTRTPKKPNSAPRKIAKVRLSNRHDIFAHIPGEGHNSQEHSMVLIRGGRVKDLPGVKSHCIRGVKDLLGIPDRRRGRSKYGAEKPKSI; via the coding sequence ATGCCTACATTAAATCAATTGATTCGTCATGGTAGAGAAGAAAAACGGCGCACGGACCGTACTCGAGCTTCGGATCAATGTCCCCAGAAGCAAGGAGTACGCCCGCGTGTTTCAACGAGAACACCAAAAAAACCTAATTCAGCTCCACGTAAGATAGCCAAGGTACGGTTGAGCAATCGACATGATATATTTGCTCACATTCCGGGCGAAGGTCATAATTCGCAGGAACATTCTATGGTGTTAATTAGAGGGGGTAGAGTGAAAGATTTGCCAGGTGTGAAATCCCATTGTATTCGAGGAGTCAAAGATTTGCTGGGAATTCCGGATCGAAGAAGAGGCAGATCAAAATATGGTGCGGAAAAACCCAAATCGATATGA
- the nad3 gene encoding NADH dehydrogenase subunit 3: MSEFAPICIYLVISSLVSLIPLGVPFPFASNSSTYPEKLSAYECGFDPSGDARSRFDIRFYLVSILFIILDPEVTFSFPWAVPLNKIDPFGSWSMMAFLLILTIGSLYEWKRGASDRE; encoded by the coding sequence ATGTCAGAATTTGCACCTATTTGTATCTATTTAGTGATCAGTTCGCTAGTTTCTTTGATCCCACTCGGTGTTCCTTTTCCATTTGCTTCCAATAGTTCAACCTATCCAGAAAAATTGTCGGCCTACGAATGTGGTTTCGATCCTTCCGGTGATGCCAGAAGTCGTTTCGATATACGATTTTATCTTGTTTCAATTTTATTTATTATCCTTGATCCGGAAGTAACCTTTTCCTTTCCTTGGGCAGTACCTCTCAACAAGATTGATCCGTTTGGCTCTTGGTCTATGATGGCCTTTTTATTGATTTTGACGATTGGATCTCTCTATGAATGGAAAAGGGGTGCTTCGGATCGGGAGTAA
- the atp6 gene encoding ATPase subunit 6 codes for MITPNSPLEQFAILPLIPMNIGNLYFSFTNPSLFMLLTLSLVLLLVHFVTKNGGGNSVPNAWQSLVELIYDFVPNLVNEQIGGLSGNVKQKFFPRISVTFTFSLFRNPQGMIPYSFTVTSHFLITLGLSFSIFIGITIVGFQRNGLHFLSLSLPAGVPLPLAPFLVLLELIPHCFRALSSGIRLFANMMAGHSSVKILSGFAWTMLCMNDIFFFIGDPGPLFIVLALTGPELGVAISQAHVSTISICIYLNDATNLHQ; via the coding sequence ACGATTACGCCCAACAGCCCACTTGAGCAATTTGCCATTCTCCCATTGATTCCTATGAATATAGGAAACTTGTATTTCTCATTCACAAATCCATCTTTGTTTATGCTGCTAACTCTCAGTTTGGTCCTACTTCTGGTTCATTTTGTTACTAAAAACGGAGGAGGAAACTCAGTACCAAATGCTTGGCAATCCCTGGTAGAGCTTATTTATGATTTCGTGCCGAACCTGGTAAACGAGCAAATAGGTGGTCTTTCCGGAAATGTTAAACAAAAGTTTTTCCCTCGCATCTCGGTCACTTTTACTTTTTCGTTATTTCGTAATCCCCAGGGTATGATACCTTATAGCTTCACAGTTACAAGTCATTTTCTCATTACTTTGGGTCTCTCATTCTCTATTTTTATTGGCATTACTATAGTGGGATTTCAAAGAAATGGGCTTCATTTTTTAAGCTTATCATTACCCGCAGGAGTCCCACTGCCGTTAGCACCTTTTTTAGTACTCCTTGAGCTAATTCCTCATTGTTTTCGCGCATTAAGCTCAGGAATACGTTTATTTGCTAATATGATGGCCGGTCATAGTTCAGTAAAGATTTTAAGTGGGTTCGCTTGGACTATGCTATGTATGAATGATATTTTCTTTTTTATAGGAGATCCTGGTCCTTTATTTATAGTTCTTGCATTAACCGGTCCGGAATTAGGTGTAGCTATATCACAAGCTCATGTTTCTACGATCTCAATCTGTATTTACTTGAATGATGCTACAAATCTCCATCAA